From bacterium, a single genomic window includes:
- a CDS encoding Gfo/Idh/MocA family oxidoreductase — protein sequence MANSAVSTESFGSEKKVEHKGRKLKVAVVGCGGISELHLRTFANMPEVEIVAGVDIKPERLAVMQEKFGIKKLYKDWKVMLKEVKPDAVDVCTPNGVHAQAAIDASNAGCHVITEKPMAMTPAECVKMIAAAKKAGKLLVTGFQYRYHPVTQMIKRFRDEGQFGNIMFVKCQALRRRGIPNWGV from the coding sequence ATGGCGAACAGTGCAGTATCAACCGAATCTTTTGGCAGCGAAAAGAAAGTCGAGCATAAGGGCCGGAAATTGAAAGTAGCCGTCGTTGGGTGCGGTGGTATTTCTGAATTACACCTGAGAACTTTTGCCAACATGCCGGAAGTCGAAATTGTGGCGGGCGTAGATATCAAGCCTGAGCGTCTGGCGGTGATGCAGGAAAAGTTCGGCATCAAAAAATTGTACAAAGACTGGAAGGTCATGCTGAAGGAAGTCAAGCCGGATGCCGTGGATGTCTGTACGCCCAATGGTGTGCATGCCCAGGCTGCGATTGATGCCTCCAATGCCGGTTGTCACGTTATCACCGAAAAGCCCATGGCCATGACTCCTGCGGAATGCGTCAAGATGATCGCGGCGGCCAAGAAGGCTGGCAAGTTGCTCGTGACCGGTTTCCAATACCGCTATCACCCTGTCACCCAGATGATCAAGCGTTTCCGTGATGAAGGCCAGTTCGGCAATATCATGTTTGTGAAATGTCAGGCGCTGCGTCGTCGTGGTATTCCCAACTGGGGCGTATAA